One Candidatus Neomarinimicrobiota bacterium DNA segment encodes these proteins:
- a CDS encoding NAAT family transporter codes for MNLFNTELEFFLLCLSTLFPLVNPLGITPIFLSMTEGYNHTDKISIAKKGAMTGSITLIVFALFGSVIFTFFGITIEAFQIMGGIIFFRTGLHMLDAKVGRTRTTVQEQKESITASEIAYTPVGIPLITGPGAITGAMLLSGQTQTPYNFGTLIFAIILVMATVLFIFLGGEKITQRFGVTGMRIIQRIMGLILMVIAVQFVINGITVVVSKIL; via the coding sequence ATGAATTTATTTAATACTGAACTCGAATTTTTCCTACTTTGTTTGTCAACGTTATTTCCTCTTGTCAATCCTTTGGGAATTACACCCATTTTTTTATCAATGACAGAAGGATATAATCACACCGATAAAATTTCCATTGCTAAAAAAGGTGCAATGACCGGTTCCATTACCTTGATTGTTTTTGCGTTATTCGGATCTGTTATTTTCACCTTTTTTGGAATCACGATCGAAGCATTTCAAATTATGGGGGGCATCATTTTCTTTCGCACCGGATTACATATGTTAGATGCTAAAGTAGGTAGAACAAGAACTACTGTGCAGGAACAAAAAGAATCTATCACTGCAAGTGAAATTGCCTATACACCGGTAGGAATCCCGCTCATCACAGGTCCCGGTGCCATAACCGGCGCAATGCTGTTGTCCGGACAAACACAAACACCCTATAATTTTGGTACTTTAATTTTTGCAATTATACTTGTAATGGCTACCGTTCTATTCATTTTTTTGGGAGGAGAAAAAATTACTCAACGGTTTGGTGTAACCGGCATGAGAATTATTCAGCGAATCATGGGACTAATTTTGATGGTCATCGCAGTACAATTTGTTATTAATGGCATTACTGTCGTCGTAAGTAAAATATTATAA
- a CDS encoding arginine--tRNA ligase has product MNLRTYLLHNLKDALETFGLKSDDIPLLPTKDPALGDYSTSIAMSFAKQVNKPPIEFAEEIKTALSMDPEMVSSVTVTPPGFINFFQSESYSQSVLQSIITQGSAYGKNHSEKKKRANVEFVSANPTGPLTVGHGRQAVLGDTISNILEWHGYDVTREYYFNDAGRQMRILSESVQARYFELLDQPFVFPEDGYQGSYIKEIAQLIIDDHGNNLEKNSSEFRVVPEKYIFKDIKSSLKSIGISHDIFSNEKSFYDSGAIKKTVEALRDKNLVYEKDDATWLKTTSFGKDQDRVLIKSSGEPTYRLPDIAYHCNKLDRKFDLLVDIFGSDHMDTYPDVLSAVEALGYDISLIKILIHQFVTLLKNDEIVKMSTRKGDFVTLEELTNSYGSDVVRYFFIMRGMNSHLNFDLDLAQDQSEKNPVFYLQYAHARICNIIKRGNAEEITTKRDADFSLLTIGGEKELIRKLDQYRHIMQSAYETLEPQIVVNYLQELAGCFHKFYAECRVITDDKNLSEARLGLIESVKIILAAGMQILGVSTPERM; this is encoded by the coding sequence ATGAACCTGAGAACATATCTATTACATAACCTAAAGGACGCGCTCGAAACCTTTGGGTTGAAAAGTGACGATATTCCCCTTCTTCCAACCAAAGATCCCGCACTTGGCGATTATTCGACCTCAATTGCAATGAGTTTTGCAAAACAGGTTAATAAACCACCGATAGAATTTGCAGAAGAAATAAAGACAGCGCTTTCTATGGATCCGGAAATGGTTTCGTCTGTTACGGTGACGCCACCGGGATTTATCAATTTTTTTCAGAGTGAATCTTACTCGCAATCCGTTCTTCAATCTATTATAACGCAGGGTTCTGCTTATGGAAAAAATCATTCTGAAAAAAAGAAAAGAGCTAATGTAGAATTTGTAAGTGCAAACCCAACCGGTCCGCTAACAGTGGGGCACGGTCGGCAAGCAGTCCTCGGTGATACTATATCAAATATTCTTGAATGGCACGGATACGATGTAACAAGAGAATATTATTTTAACGATGCAGGGCGTCAAATGAGGATTTTATCAGAGTCCGTACAAGCGCGATATTTCGAACTTTTAGATCAACCATTTGTCTTCCCGGAAGATGGCTATCAAGGATCTTATATTAAAGAAATTGCTCAATTAATTATTGATGATCATGGAAATAATTTAGAGAAAAATTCTTCGGAATTTCGAGTTGTACCTGAAAAGTATATTTTTAAAGATATAAAATCATCTTTGAAATCTATTGGAATAAGTCACGATATTTTCTCAAATGAAAAATCATTTTATGATTCAGGTGCAATTAAAAAAACAGTTGAAGCATTGCGGGATAAAAATCTCGTGTATGAAAAAGATGATGCCACTTGGTTGAAAACAACATCGTTTGGAAAAGATCAAGATCGAGTTCTAATCAAAAGCAGTGGTGAGCCAACGTATCGCCTTCCCGATATTGCTTATCATTGCAACAAACTCGACCGCAAATTTGATTTACTTGTGGATATTTTTGGTTCAGACCACATGGACACATATCCAGATGTGCTTTCAGCGGTTGAAGCGCTTGGGTATGATATTTCTCTTATTAAAATTCTTATTCATCAATTTGTTACCCTATTAAAAAATGACGAGATAGTTAAAATGTCCACACGGAAAGGTGATTTTGTAACGTTGGAGGAGTTAACCAATTCGTATGGATCTGACGTTGTACGGTATTTTTTTATAATGCGCGGAATGAATTCTCATCTGAATTTTGATTTGGATCTTGCGCAAGATCAATCTGAAAAAAATCCAGTTTTTTATTTGCAATACGCCCACGCTAGGATTTGTAATATCATTAAAAGAGGAAATGCTGAAGAAATCACGACCAAACGTGATGCTGATTTCAGCTTGCTAACCATAGGCGGAGAAAAGGAATTAATTCGAAAACTGGATCAATATCGACATATCATGCAGTCTGCTTACGAAACACTCGAACCCCAAATTGTTGTTAATTACCTTCAGGAACTCGCAGGATGTTTTCATAAATTTTATGCAGAATGTCGAGTGATTACAGATGATAAAAATCTATCTGAAGCCCGGTTAGGACTTATAGAATCCGTAAAAATTATCTTAGCGGCTGGGATGCAAATTCTTGGGGTATCAACTCCGGAACGAATGTAA
- the rsfS gene encoding ribosome silencing factor has translation MKADELAETIATLALSKKASNIKLIDVRGLTSITDFFLICSADSEVQVKAIANAIQRGTASKPWRVEGYEHSRWILMDYIDVVAHVFTTTERDYYNLERLWADAPLKEFLDEPENISIT, from the coding sequence ATAAAAGCAGACGAACTCGCTGAAACAATCGCCACGTTAGCCCTTAGTAAAAAGGCTTCTAATATCAAACTTATTGATGTGCGCGGTTTAACCAGCATTACGGATTTTTTTCTCATCTGTTCTGCCGACTCAGAAGTTCAAGTAAAAGCCATTGCTAATGCAATCCAACGTGGAACTGCTTCAAAGCCCTGGCGCGTTGAAGGGTATGAACATTCTCGATGGATTCTCATGGATTATATTGATGTAGTAGCCCATGTTTTCACCACCACGGAAAGAGATTATTACAATTTAGAGCGCCTGTGGGCCGATGCGCCACTAAAGGAATTTTTGGATGAACCTGAGAACATATCTATTACATAA
- a CDS encoding LytR C-terminal domain-containing protein, translating into MTPRSRRKKSKLFSKKPSKRIKGKSKQGAVINSAIAVLSLFLIAFIFSFSQRTAQNGVSINVTFPALPEPKTPLEIYVPPVQDIEIEVLNGCGKSGLANKLSDYLRENKIDVVRSENAEHFDYTETLVILRNEQQSHLKKVVETLGLGLDDPRVKIQPDESSDVSITLIIGGDFSSLEPFLNNSDTAF; encoded by the coding sequence GTGACACCTCGATCCCGTCGTAAAAAATCCAAACTTTTCTCTAAAAAACCATCAAAAAGGATTAAGGGAAAATCTAAGCAAGGTGCGGTTATCAATTCTGCAATCGCTGTTCTTTCATTATTCTTAATTGCATTCATTTTTTCATTTTCTCAGAGAACAGCTCAAAATGGAGTTTCAATAAATGTTACTTTCCCTGCTCTTCCAGAGCCAAAAACACCACTCGAAATCTATGTTCCTCCAGTTCAGGATATTGAAATAGAAGTGCTAAACGGGTGCGGGAAATCGGGATTAGCAAATAAACTTTCAGACTATTTGAGAGAGAATAAAATTGACGTTGTAAGATCTGAAAATGCTGAACATTTTGACTACACAGAAACACTAGTTATTCTTAGAAACGAGCAACAATCCCATTTAAAAAAAGTTGTTGAAACACTCGGGTTAGGGTTGGATGATCCAAGGGTCAAAATACAACCCGATGAAAGTTCCGATGTATCTATCACTCTGATCATTGGAGGAGATTTTTCATCTCTAGAACCGTTCCTGAATAATTCGGACACTGCCTTTTAA
- the mnmA gene encoding tRNA 2-thiouridine(34) synthase MnmA: MSERVIVGLSGGVDSSVAALLLKEWGYDVECLFMKNWDDPDAEYCTTEQDYKDAVRVSDALNLPLHTVNFVKEYRENVFSYFLEEYDAGRTPNPDILCNREIKFKAFLEYAMELGADFMATGHYANSTKSDEGNQLLKGFDTNKDQSYFLYALNQRQLSKASFPLGSLTKQNVRALAEKHNLHTHDKKDSTGICFIGEQKHFISFLKNYFPENPGDIRTIDGKSCGTHDGLLFYTIGQRKGLGIGGGFGTDDSPWYVAKKIIESNELIVVQGRDHPSLYSKQLTADQLHWISGSAPKIPITIYAKVRYRQQDEKCTINSIKDGVANVSFDQPIFAVTPGQSVVFYNHDVCLGGGIIQ, translated from the coding sequence ATGTCTGAACGAGTCATTGTTGGTCTTAGTGGCGGGGTTGACAGTTCTGTGGCAGCACTTTTACTCAAGGAATGGGGTTATGATGTTGAATGCTTGTTTATGAAAAACTGGGATGACCCGGACGCAGAATACTGCACTACTGAACAGGATTATAAAGATGCAGTTCGAGTTTCAGACGCGTTAAACCTTCCTCTCCATACAGTCAATTTCGTAAAAGAATATCGTGAAAATGTATTTTCTTACTTTTTAGAAGAATACGACGCAGGGCGCACCCCCAACCCGGATATACTTTGCAATCGAGAAATTAAATTTAAAGCTTTTTTAGAATACGCTATGGAATTGGGGGCTGATTTCATGGCGACAGGACATTATGCAAATTCAACTAAATCGGATGAAGGAAATCAATTATTAAAAGGATTTGATACAAACAAAGACCAAAGCTATTTCCTTTATGCCTTAAACCAAAGACAACTTTCAAAGGCATCCTTTCCATTGGGATCATTGACAAAACAAAATGTAAGAGCTTTAGCTGAAAAACATAATTTACACACCCATGATAAAAAAGATAGTACCGGCATTTGCTTTATAGGTGAACAAAAGCATTTTATTTCATTCTTAAAAAATTATTTTCCGGAAAACCCTGGGGATATCAGAACCATTGACGGAAAGAGTTGCGGTACTCACGATGGACTACTCTTTTACACAATCGGGCAGAGAAAAGGGCTGGGAATTGGTGGTGGATTCGGAACAGATGATTCCCCGTGGTATGTTGCCAAAAAAATAATAGAATCCAATGAATTGATTGTGGTACAAGGACGAGATCACCCTTCACTTTATTCAAAACAATTAACAGCAGATCAATTGCATTGGATTTCAGGAAGTGCCCCAAAAATTCCGATAACCATTTATGCGAAAGTTCGGTACCGCCAGCAAGATGAAAAATGTACAATTAATTCTATAAAAGATGGTGTTGCTAACGTTTCCTTCGACCAACCAATTTTCGCTGTTACTCCAGGTCAATCCGTAGTTTTTTATAATCATGATGTTTGCCTTGGCGGTGGAATCATTCAATAA
- a CDS encoding cysteine desulfurase has translation MPYFDHSATTPVRPEVQDKMLEITHNAIGNPSSVHSSGRAARAAIEEARSGIANAIGSKSHEIIFTAGGTEANNMVLWSVIQLVKKHVITTQVEHPAVLNVLNKLTKFGITHSAIPVNSMGMVSSEDIGSAIQNESGLISIILGNNEMGTMQPVEDISLIAKKRNIPLHTDAVQALGKIPIDVNTLGVNFMSLASHKCYGPKGVGALFCKQGSNLHPLLIGGGQERNLRAGTENVAGIAGFGLAVKLAQQSLKKTAIHLKTLENQLITGLTETCKNVVFNGDPDHHIPGIVSVSFPNMRSDKMMVYLDRKSMEVSAGSACGSGDIKPSPVLEAMGIKESLNLNTLRISFGKDNTAKEVNDLIQTILEILDGSE, from the coding sequence ATGCCCTATTTTGATCATTCTGCAACGACGCCAGTCAGACCTGAGGTGCAAGATAAAATGCTGGAAATCACTCATAATGCTATTGGGAATCCATCCAGTGTGCATTCGTCCGGGCGCGCTGCAAGAGCAGCTATAGAAGAAGCAAGATCAGGTATAGCAAACGCTATCGGATCAAAATCTCATGAAATAATTTTTACAGCAGGGGGAACCGAAGCCAACAATATGGTTCTTTGGAGTGTAATACAACTTGTTAAAAAACACGTAATCACAACCCAAGTTGAACATCCAGCCGTATTAAATGTCCTGAACAAACTGACCAAATTTGGAATAACCCATTCTGCTATCCCTGTAAATTCAATGGGAATGGTTAGCTCGGAGGACATTGGCTCTGCAATTCAAAATGAATCCGGGTTGATTTCCATTATACTTGGAAATAATGAAATGGGTACAATGCAGCCGGTAGAAGACATTTCTCTTATTGCCAAAAAAAGAAACATTCCCCTGCATACGGATGCAGTACAAGCATTGGGGAAAATTCCAATTGATGTAAATACTCTCGGAGTAAATTTCATGAGTTTAGCTTCTCATAAATGTTATGGTCCAAAAGGTGTTGGGGCCTTATTCTGCAAACAAGGATCCAATCTTCATCCTTTACTGATTGGAGGTGGGCAAGAGCGAAATCTGCGAGCCGGGACGGAAAATGTTGCAGGAATTGCAGGATTTGGGCTGGCGGTAAAACTTGCACAACAATCACTAAAAAAGACTGCTATCCATTTGAAAACCCTTGAAAATCAATTAATAACAGGATTAACTGAAACCTGTAAAAATGTAGTTTTTAATGGGGACCCAGATCATCATATTCCCGGCATTGTTAGTGTCTCTTTCCCAAATATGAGAAGTGATAAAATGATGGTTTATTTAGATCGAAAATCCATGGAAGTTTCAGCAGGATCTGCTTGCGGTTCAGGCGATATTAAACCATCTCCTGTTTTGGAAGCCATGGGTATAAAAGAAAGTCTAAATCTGAATACTCTCCGGATTAGCTTCGGAAAAGATAATACTGCCAAAGAGGTGAATGACCTAATTCAAACCATCTTAGAAATTTTAGACGGTTCCGAATAA
- a CDS encoding metallophosphoesterase — protein MSIKTFAILTDIHSNLESLETALSIVENRGGVDQLMLMGDYFSLGPAPVETLDTILQLDDIIKLRGNHERYIEDRLWEQENPTLEGMDPNDPVTKEIVLNEKWTAEQIGKRGLDFIKSLDISHKEIIGSTLIEFTHAWFERDDEPPVMDELKEWRKKEQEANPMLDRFVLIHGHSHLPREETDGNLTVFCQGATGLPFDKDSRGAVGFLTVNDGVHWDVVRYNYDKDVTINMLENRKPPFYANLQNTISYAEIRNDI, from the coding sequence ATGAGTATAAAAACGTTTGCAATCCTTACCGATATTCACTCAAATCTTGAGTCATTAGAGACAGCATTGTCCATTGTCGAAAATCGCGGTGGCGTCGATCAGCTCATGCTTATGGGTGATTATTTTTCTTTAGGCCCTGCGCCAGTCGAGACACTTGATACCATTCTTCAATTAGATGATATTATTAAGCTTCGTGGAAACCATGAACGATATATTGAGGATCGATTATGGGAACAAGAAAATCCTACTTTAGAAGGAATGGATCCCAACGATCCCGTTACTAAAGAAATTGTTTTGAATGAAAAATGGACAGCTGAGCAAATTGGAAAACGGGGTTTGGATTTTATTAAATCTCTTGATATTTCACACAAAGAAATAATTGGATCTACTTTAATTGAATTCACCCATGCCTGGTTTGAGCGTGACGATGAACCTCCCGTTATGGACGAATTGAAAGAATGGCGAAAAAAAGAGCAGGAAGCAAACCCGATGCTAGATCGTTTTGTATTGATCCACGGTCATTCACACCTTCCGCGGGAAGAAACTGATGGAAATTTAACTGTCTTTTGCCAAGGTGCTACCGGATTACCTTTTGATAAAGATTCACGCGGAGCGGTTGGGTTTTTAACTGTAAACGATGGTGTTCATTGGGATGTAGTGCGTTACAATTATGATAAAGATGTAACAATTAATATGCTCGAAAATCGAAAACCTCCATTTTATGCCAATCTTCAGAATACTATTAGTTACGCAGAAATTCGGAACGACATCTAG
- a CDS encoding sugar kinase — protein sequence MHNSLLIAGSIAIDLIETPQDKRNAILGGSITHALIPSGKRVSVFPVGIIGSDFPDEGMDIYNSYSESLENIQQVVGQTFRWGGRYHENWDKRDTLFTELGVFEDYQPVISKSACDADVIFLANIHPALQLSVLKQCSKAQTVITDSMNLWIDIAKDELLTVLQQTNILLINEEEAQQLTSQKNLNKAASHMLELGPDTVIIKKGSRGSAIFTTEDCTCIPAVSGVSVVDPTGAGDTFGGGMAASLVLGESLVNAVSDGTAWASTCVEGFGIANTLLAKREEINQRKRNVLSGVSTC from the coding sequence ATGCATAATTCACTTCTAATAGCAGGATCCATTGCAATTGATTTGATTGAAACACCACAGGATAAAAGGAATGCTATTCTCGGTGGTTCGATTACCCATGCGCTTATTCCAAGCGGGAAAAGAGTTTCTGTATTTCCGGTTGGAATTATTGGTTCTGATTTCCCGGATGAGGGAATGGATATATATAATTCGTATTCCGAATCGTTGGAAAATATTCAGCAAGTTGTAGGTCAAACGTTTAGGTGGGGTGGGCGATATCATGAAAACTGGGATAAAAGAGATACGCTTTTTACAGAATTGGGTGTGTTTGAAGATTATCAGCCGGTTATTTCTAAGTCTGCATGCGATGCGGATGTTATATTTTTAGCCAATATCCACCCGGCACTTCAACTCTCGGTATTGAAGCAATGTAGCAAAGCTCAAACGGTCATTACCGATTCTATGAATCTATGGATTGATATTGCGAAAGATGAACTTTTGACTGTATTGCAACAAACGAATATTTTACTTATCAATGAAGAAGAAGCGCAACAATTAACCAGTCAAAAGAATTTGAACAAGGCAGCTTCTCACATGTTGGAATTGGGTCCGGATACAGTCATAATTAAAAAAGGAAGTAGAGGATCTGCCATTTTTACAACGGAAGATTGTACCTGTATTCCGGCAGTGTCTGGAGTGTCGGTGGTAGATCCAACGGGCGCCGGTGACACATTTGGAGGCGGGATGGCAGCGTCTCTTGTTTTAGGCGAATCATTAGTAAACGCTGTTTCGGATGGAACGGCATGGGCCTCTACATGTGTAGAAGGTTTTGGAATTGCAAATACATTGCTCGCAAAAAGAGAAGAAATAAATCAAAGAAAAAGAAACGTGCTGTCTGGTGTAAGCACTTGTTGA
- a CDS encoding tetratricopeptide repeat protein, with translation MLKKYQLSLITLLSSAVIFLGCPPAELTSARVYLNEENFERAEEFLLKTMEIAPENAEAPALLGNEIYGKRQEWNKMNEMFEKALSINSQETMPDGMTIEQYVKNSRYFNWTTSFNVAITEYNKVIHLIGEDRKSAMIEVLPLFLASKNIHPGESQTYPVLATVFFETGDTSQAVASLEMGYELGPDEIGINHTSGQIYLRLGEKEKAVTFLRKASELDPSNSQITRQLATVYYDLGRTEESIKTFEDAIEKEEDKIIKADLYYNLGILNMQLGEFDTAEDNFFWANDLNPDDTEALLRMAQTFERAEKWRKAGKFYRELIAEDPDVKEYYLGMVRVLTQQGKPQDAQRYYDKAQRAGN, from the coding sequence ATGTTAAAAAAATACCAATTATCATTAATAACTCTTTTGTCATCCGCTGTGATATTCTTGGGTTGTCCTCCCGCCGAGCTTACATCGGCTAGGGTATATTTAAATGAAGAGAACTTTGAAAGGGCTGAGGAATTTCTTCTGAAAACCATGGAAATCGCCCCCGAAAATGCCGAAGCTCCCGCGCTACTGGGAAATGAGATTTACGGGAAACGACAAGAATGGAATAAGATGAACGAAATGTTTGAAAAGGCGCTGTCAATCAATTCGCAGGAAACAATGCCCGATGGAATGACAATCGAACAATATGTCAAAAATAGTAGGTATTTCAATTGGACAACCTCATTTAACGTAGCCATTACAGAATATAATAAGGTTATTCATCTTATCGGCGAAGACCGAAAATCAGCAATGATTGAAGTGCTTCCATTATTTTTAGCCTCAAAAAATATTCATCCGGGAGAATCTCAAACATATCCGGTTCTTGCTACGGTATTTTTTGAAACAGGAGATACTTCTCAGGCAGTTGCGTCTTTAGAAATGGGCTATGAACTCGGTCCGGATGAAATTGGTATTAATCACACAAGCGGACAGATTTATCTCCGCTTAGGCGAAAAAGAAAAGGCTGTCACATTTTTGAGGAAAGCGTCAGAGCTTGATCCGAGTAATTCACAAATCACTCGTCAGTTAGCCACGGTGTATTATGATCTAGGGAGAACTGAAGAATCAATTAAAACGTTTGAGGATGCCATCGAGAAAGAAGAAGATAAAATCATTAAAGCAGATTTGTATTACAATCTAGGAATTTTGAATATGCAATTAGGTGAGTTCGATACCGCAGAGGATAATTTTTTCTGGGCGAATGATTTAAATCCTGATGATACGGAAGCGCTGTTGAGAATGGCTCAAACATTTGAACGTGCAGAAAAATGGCGGAAAGCAGGAAAATTTTACAGAGAACTCATTGCTGAAGATCCGGATGTAAAGGAATATTATTTGGGTATGGTGCGCGTGCTGACCCAGCAGGGAAAACCGCAGGATGCTCAGCGGTATTATGATAAAGCCCAAAGGGCCGGGAATTAG
- a CDS encoding DUF58 domain-containing protein, which produces MVARLNSMGLRARLVVEGYLIGQHKSPFHGFSVEFADHMAYNPGDNIRHVDWKLYGKTDRYYIKRFEEETNLRSFILMDTSKSMAFSSGTVSKLDYSGYLAAALSYLMVRQRDGVGLVLFDEEIQSLISPKSTQSQLNAILGKLEHAKPGKQTQLGNVLHEMADRISKRGLVIVISDLFDNFDSVISGLKHFRHNNQEVIVFHILDRQEEQFQFNTRSKFLDLETGETITTEPWQIRTAYKELIKDVQNKYRKECQNRKIDYVPLFTDQSLDLALNEYLRKRQRVG; this is translated from the coding sequence ATGGTTGCCAGACTTAATTCAATGGGCCTGCGGGCAAGGTTGGTCGTTGAAGGGTATCTTATCGGCCAGCATAAAAGTCCATTCCATGGATTCAGCGTTGAGTTTGCAGATCATATGGCGTACAATCCCGGCGATAACATTCGTCATGTTGATTGGAAACTATATGGTAAAACTGATCGGTATTATATCAAACGATTTGAGGAAGAAACCAATCTTCGGTCATTCATTCTTATGGATACGAGCAAATCAATGGCGTTTTCCAGTGGAACCGTATCCAAGTTGGATTATAGTGGTTACCTCGCTGCAGCTCTATCCTACTTGATGGTTCGCCAACGAGATGGCGTTGGGCTTGTGCTATTTGATGAAGAAATTCAATCGCTTATTTCACCAAAATCAACTCAATCTCAATTGAATGCGATATTGGGGAAACTGGAACATGCTAAACCAGGCAAACAAACTCAATTGGGGAATGTTCTCCATGAAATGGCAGATCGCATATCCAAAAGGGGATTGGTAATCGTCATTTCTGATTTATTCGATAATTTTGATTCGGTTATTTCCGGGTTAAAACATTTCCGGCATAACAATCAAGAAGTTATTGTTTTTCATATATTGGATAGGCAAGAAGAACAATTCCAATTTAATACACGGTCAAAATTTTTGGATTTAGAAACCGGCGAAACGATTACGACCGAACCCTGGCAAATCAGAACAGCATATAAAGAATTGATAAAAGATGTTCAAAATAAATACAGAAAAGAATGTCAAAATCGTAAAATTGATTATGTCCCTCTATTTACCGACCAGAGTCTCGATTTGGCTCTGAATGAATATTTAAGAAAACGGCAAAGGGTAGGGTAA
- a CDS encoding MoxR family ATPase yields MTENNDTKLVERLSEIRKQFHQEISKRIIGQTVVLDHILIALLSRGHTLIVGVPGLAKTLMIKSLSELLDLKFSRIQFTPDLMPSDITGTEIIEEDQNTGKREFRFFKGPIFGNMVLADEINRTPPKTQAALLESMQEHSVTASGQTYKLDEPFFVLATQNPIEQEGTYPLPEAQLDRFMFTINIDYPSRDEEVSIVQMTTGSHENPLSKVISKNEMLAFQDLVLRVPVADNVVEFAVDLASATRPYADQAPTFIQEWIEWGAGPRASQYLILGAKAKAVLDGRPSPSIKDVEALALPVLRHRVIPNFNAEAEGMTVDSILTKLVTAGNQD; encoded by the coding sequence ATGACAGAAAATAACGATACAAAACTGGTAGAGCGCCTTTCTGAAATTAGGAAACAGTTTCACCAGGAAATCAGTAAACGCATTATTGGGCAGACAGTTGTGTTAGACCATATTTTGATTGCATTATTATCACGCGGACATACACTAATTGTCGGTGTCCCGGGATTAGCCAAAACACTTATGATTAAGTCTTTATCCGAATTGCTTGATCTCAAATTCAGCCGTATTCAGTTTACTCCTGATCTTATGCCAAGTGATATTACTGGGACTGAAATCATCGAGGAAGATCAAAACACAGGAAAACGTGAATTTCGATTCTTTAAAGGTCCCATTTTCGGTAATATGGTTTTAGCTGACGAAATTAATCGAACGCCACCCAAAACACAGGCTGCCCTTTTAGAAAGTATGCAGGAACATAGCGTAACGGCTTCTGGACAAACTTACAAACTGGATGAACCCTTCTTTGTCCTCGCTACACAAAACCCAATTGAACAAGAAGGCACCTATCCGCTTCCGGAAGCTCAGTTGGACAGATTCATGTTTACAATCAATATTGATTATCCCTCACGGGATGAAGAGGTTTCTATTGTACAAATGACAACCGGTTCGCATGAAAACCCGCTCTCTAAAGTTATTTCAAAAAATGAAATGTTGGCATTTCAGGATTTGGTTCTTAGAGTTCCTGTTGCAGATAATGTTGTGGAATTTGCGGTGGACCTTGCATCTGCAACGCGACCTTACGCAGATCAAGCACCAACCTTTATCCAAGAATGGATTGAATGGGGGGCGGGACCAAGAGCATCTCAATATCTAATTCTGGGTGCAAAAGCAAAAGCTGTTTTGGATGGCCGCCCATCTCCCAGTATTAAAGACGTAGAGGCGCTTGCACTTCCTGTTTTACGCCATCGTGTAATCCCCAATTTTAATGCTGAGGCCGAAGGAATGACCGTCGATTCCATTTTAACTAAACTTGTTACAGCCGGGAATCAAGATTGA